In Synechococcus sp. CC9616, the following are encoded in one genomic region:
- the recA gene encoding recombinase RecA, with translation MPAEMKSNASGSDLRSGEGRPGERDKALNLVLGQIERNFGKGSIMRLGDASRMRVETISTGALTLDLALGGGYPKGRVVEIYGPESSGKTTLTLHAIAEVQKRGGVAAFVDAEHALDPVYAASLGVDVENLLVSQPDTGEMALEIVDQLVRSAAVDIVVVDSVAALTPRAEIEGEMGDLAVGSQARLMSQAMRKITGNIGKSGCTVIFLNQLRLKIGVTYGNPETTTGGNALKFYASVRLDIRRIQTLKRGTEEFGIRAKVKVAKNKVAPPFRIAEFDILFGRGISTVGCLLDLAEETGVVIRKGAWYSYEGDNIGQGRDNTIIWLEQNPEIASTVEQLVRQKLTEGSEVTSNSMRPLAAAASRGTAEKAESSKPSKAA, from the coding sequence ATGCCTGCAGAGATGAAATCCAACGCTTCCGGTTCCGATCTCCGTTCCGGTGAAGGGCGTCCCGGCGAGCGTGACAAAGCCTTGAATTTGGTGCTCGGTCAGATCGAGCGCAACTTTGGCAAGGGGTCGATCATGCGTCTGGGAGATGCATCCCGCATGCGGGTTGAGACCATCTCGACCGGGGCTCTGACCCTGGATTTGGCCCTTGGTGGTGGCTATCCGAAAGGCAGGGTCGTTGAGATCTATGGCCCGGAAAGTTCCGGTAAAACCACGCTCACCCTGCATGCCATTGCTGAGGTGCAGAAACGAGGTGGCGTGGCTGCTTTCGTCGATGCTGAGCACGCTCTCGATCCCGTCTATGCCGCTTCGCTTGGTGTGGACGTCGAGAACCTGCTGGTATCCCAGCCCGATACGGGTGAGATGGCTCTCGAAATTGTTGATCAACTCGTGCGTTCGGCGGCCGTCGACATTGTTGTTGTCGACTCCGTTGCGGCTTTAACGCCCCGGGCTGAGATCGAGGGCGAAATGGGAGATCTGGCTGTCGGAAGTCAGGCCAGACTGATGAGTCAGGCGATGCGCAAGATCACCGGCAACATCGGCAAGTCGGGTTGCACGGTGATTTTCCTCAATCAGCTGCGTTTGAAGATCGGCGTCACCTACGGCAACCCCGAAACCACCACCGGTGGTAACGCTCTGAAGTTCTATGCCTCAGTGCGGCTCGATATCCGTCGCATTCAAACGCTCAAACGCGGTACTGAGGAGTTCGGAATCCGGGCAAAGGTGAAGGTGGCCAAGAACAAGGTCGCCCCCCCATTCCGCATTGCTGAGTTCGACATCCTGTTTGGCCGAGGGATCAGCACGGTTGGCTGTCTTCTGGATCTCGCTGAAGAGACGGGTGTCGTGATCCGCAAAGGCGCTTGGTACAGCTATGAGGGTGACAACATCGGCCAGGGTCGGGACAACACCATCATTTGGCTGGAACAGAATCCTGAAATCGCTTCAACGGTCGAACAACTTGTGCGACAGAAGCTGACGGAAGGCTCTGAAGTCACCTCCAACTCGATGCGTCCGCTGGCAGCAGCTGCCAGTCGCGGCACAGCTGAAAAAGCAGAGTCGAGTAAGCCGTCCAAAGCCGCTTAA
- a CDS encoding prephenate/arogenate dehydrogenase, producing the protein MAAQQRVGVVGLGLIGGSLGLDLQARGCWVQGLVHRHETAERAIERGLVSAVSTDPACLAGCDLVILALPIPLLLKPDPALVDALPKDAVVTDVASVKAPVLGVWRDCHPRFVASHPMAGTEQAGVEAGRRDLFKGRPWIATPDGSTDSDALSSVKALASGIGCVWKTAAASQHDQAVALISHLPVLVSAALLRAVGDERDPGVRQLAMDLASSGFEDTSRVGGGNPALGVAMAAGNTDAVLKGLAAYRWSLEQLEEAVLNQNWEQLRQELERTQALRPSFLDGRLVSSD; encoded by the coding sequence ATGGCGGCACAACAGAGAGTGGGGGTCGTCGGTCTTGGCCTGATCGGCGGTTCTCTTGGACTTGATCTTCAGGCCAGGGGCTGCTGGGTGCAGGGTCTTGTGCACCGTCATGAAACAGCGGAGAGGGCCATCGAACGTGGGCTTGTGAGTGCCGTCAGCACCGATCCGGCTTGCCTCGCTGGCTGCGACCTGGTGATCCTGGCCTTGCCGATTCCTCTGCTGCTCAAGCCGGATCCCGCGCTTGTTGATGCGTTGCCCAAGGACGCTGTGGTGACGGATGTGGCGTCCGTGAAAGCACCTGTTCTGGGGGTCTGGCGCGACTGTCACCCCCGTTTCGTTGCCAGTCATCCCATGGCAGGGACGGAGCAGGCGGGCGTTGAAGCCGGTCGACGGGATCTTTTCAAAGGACGGCCATGGATTGCCACGCCCGATGGCTCAACGGATTCAGATGCCCTCTCCAGCGTGAAGGCTCTGGCATCCGGCATCGGCTGTGTCTGGAAAACGGCTGCGGCCAGCCAGCATGATCAGGCGGTTGCTCTGATCTCGCATCTTCCCGTTCTGGTCAGTGCGGCACTGCTCCGTGCGGTTGGGGACGAGCGCGATCCAGGGGTGCGTCAGCTGGCGATGGATCTGGCTTCCAGCGGTTTCGAGGACACCAGCCGGGTCGGGGGAGGCAATCCGGCATTGGGAGTGGCCATGGCTGCTGGGAATACGGATGCTGTCCTGAAAGGTCTGGCGGCCTATCGCTGGAGCCTTGAACAGCTTGAGGAGGCTGTGCTCAATCAGAACTGGGAACAGCTTCGTCAGGAGCTTGAACGCACCCAAGCACTGAGACCCTCCTTCCTGGATGGTCGACTGGTCAGTTCAGACTGA
- a CDS encoding AAA family ATPase, giving the protein MTTERITDDLDRLLDLLPEPVQVALTSLERRDQLLEVVLDLGRRPEARYPGRALELDDTPLSRDDLRAVVSRLGRFGADNRAGIERTLHRISAIRNRQGEVVGLTCRVGRAVFGTVAMVRDLLDSGQSLLLMGRPGVGKTTALREIARVLADDLHRRVVVIDTSNEIAGDGDIPHPAIGRARRMQVGRPELQHQVMIEAVENHMPEVIVIDEIGTELEAQAARTIAERGVMLVATAHGNALANLIKNPTLSDLVGGIQSVTLGDDEARRRRSQKTVLERAAEPTFPLAVEMHSRHRWAVHTDVAATVDLLLRGQVPLVQQRELAVDGSVQLVDPPEPNRPRRPVLAAVPMPRPDASRPEESTSSSASLPEDVVSSDDLQIFCCGLSVANVEQAIRRRCWPVQVVEDLEEADVVLSVRQGLGREPQLRRQARDLRVPILVIKSDTLAQIERALERLLSRRADSPETGADARDDHDDELAGLEECRLAVEQVVMPEGRPVELLPRSERVRQMQADLVSRYRLRSDVFGQEGTCRLRVFPP; this is encoded by the coding sequence ATGACGACAGAGCGGATCACTGATGACCTAGATCGTCTTCTCGATCTCCTGCCTGAACCCGTGCAGGTGGCGTTGACGTCGCTGGAGCGACGTGACCAGCTGCTGGAAGTTGTGCTCGATCTTGGACGTCGACCGGAAGCCCGTTATCCGGGCCGCGCACTCGAACTGGACGACACTCCCCTGTCACGGGACGATCTTCGGGCTGTTGTGTCCAGGCTCGGCCGTTTCGGTGCAGACAACAGGGCGGGAATTGAGCGCACCCTGCATCGCATCAGTGCGATCCGAAATCGTCAGGGGGAAGTGGTTGGTCTCACCTGTCGGGTTGGACGGGCCGTTTTTGGGACCGTCGCCATGGTGCGCGATTTGCTCGATTCGGGTCAGTCGCTGTTGCTCATGGGGCGTCCAGGTGTTGGTAAAACCACAGCACTTCGCGAGATTGCCAGAGTCCTCGCGGACGATCTGCACCGCCGCGTTGTGGTGATCGACACGAGCAATGAAATTGCCGGCGATGGAGACATTCCCCATCCAGCCATCGGTCGGGCACGGCGCATGCAGGTGGGCCGTCCCGAGCTGCAGCACCAGGTGATGATCGAGGCGGTTGAAAACCACATGCCCGAGGTCATCGTCATCGATGAAATCGGAACCGAGCTAGAGGCTCAGGCCGCCAGAACCATCGCTGAACGCGGGGTGATGCTTGTGGCCACGGCCCATGGCAATGCCCTGGCCAATCTGATCAAGAACCCCACCCTGAGCGATCTCGTCGGCGGTATTCAGTCCGTGACTCTCGGGGATGACGAAGCCCGCCGACGCCGCAGTCAGAAGACCGTGCTGGAGCGCGCCGCAGAACCGACCTTCCCCCTTGCTGTGGAAATGCACAGTCGCCACCGCTGGGCCGTTCATACAGATGTGGCCGCCACGGTGGACCTTCTGCTGCGAGGTCAGGTGCCCTTGGTTCAGCAGCGCGAGCTGGCCGTGGATGGTTCGGTGCAGTTGGTTGATCCTCCGGAACCCAATCGTCCAAGGCGTCCTGTTCTGGCTGCGGTGCCGATGCCACGTCCGGATGCTTCGAGGCCTGAGGAGTCAACGTCCAGTTCTGCGTCGTTGCCTGAGGACGTTGTGTCCAGTGACGACCTGCAGATCTTCTGTTGTGGCCTTTCCGTTGCGAACGTGGAACAGGCGATCCGGCGGCGTTGCTGGCCAGTGCAGGTAGTGGAGGACCTTGAAGAGGCCGATGTGGTTCTGAGTGTTCGACAGGGGTTGGGACGGGAACCGCAGCTCCGCCGCCAGGCCAGGGATCTTCGGGTCCCGATCCTGGTGATCAAATCCGACACGCTTGCTCAGATCGAGCGTGCTCTCGAGCGACTGCTGTCGCGTCGAGCTGATTCACCTGAGACAGGGGCTGACGCTCGTGACGACCATGACGATGAGCTGGCCGGCCTTGAGGAATGTCGGTTGGCCGTTGAACAGGTCGTGATGCCGGAGGGGCGGCCCGTGGAGCTGCTTCCACGCAGTGAGCGTGTGCGTCAGATGCAGGCTGATCTCGTCAGTCGTTATCGCCTGCGCAGTGATGTCTTTGGACAGGAAGGAACGTGTCGCCTCCGGGTGTTCCCGCCCTGA
- the crtD gene encoding C-3',4' desaturase CrtD, with translation MGTTNVIVIGGGIAGLTAAGLLARQDVQVTLLEAHHQPGGCAGTFKRGPWTFDVGATQVAGLEPGGSHERVFRHLGVQIPEADILDPGCEVDLADGSEPIRLWNDPERWAHERERQFPGSERFWQVCLAIHKSNWAFASRDPVVTPRNGWDLQQLLKSLRPETFASSLLTGLTMADLQGLCGCEGDRRLRHFLDLQLKLYSQEPAHRTAALYGATVLQMAQAPLGLWHLHGSMQILSDRLVSALQQHNGTLALRHRVMGIRRCSAGWRLTVKSPRGVKELEAEEVICSLPPQCLTELMPADMPAGYRRRLERLPKPSGALVFYGVVKRQALPNDCPGHLQRSCDDPGSLFVSISRDGDGRAPIGQATLIASVFTPTSDWCQLDEETYQRRKGKVLTAIQSQLEQWLGLDPSAWLHAELATPRGFAGWTGRPQGIVGGLGQHPRHFGPFGLAGRTPMPGFWLCGDSLYPGEGTAGVTLSALNACRQLMANRGASFSLN, from the coding sequence TTGGGCACAACCAATGTGATTGTGATCGGTGGCGGCATTGCCGGCCTCACCGCGGCTGGACTGCTCGCCAGGCAGGACGTGCAGGTCACCCTGCTGGAGGCCCATCATCAGCCGGGAGGTTGCGCTGGCACCTTCAAACGTGGGCCCTGGACCTTTGATGTCGGGGCAACCCAGGTCGCAGGACTGGAGCCGGGGGGCAGCCATGAACGGGTCTTCCGACATCTGGGCGTCCAGATCCCAGAGGCGGACATCCTCGATCCTGGTTGCGAGGTGGATCTCGCCGATGGCTCAGAACCGATCCGTTTGTGGAACGACCCCGAGCGATGGGCCCACGAACGCGAGCGTCAGTTCCCTGGAAGTGAGAGGTTCTGGCAGGTCTGCCTTGCCATCCACAAGAGCAACTGGGCTTTTGCATCGCGTGATCCGGTCGTCACACCCCGCAACGGATGGGACCTTCAACAACTGCTGAAGTCTCTTCGTCCAGAAACCTTTGCCTCGAGCTTGCTGACGGGGCTGACCATGGCCGATCTCCAGGGCCTTTGTGGCTGCGAGGGTGATCGACGGCTGCGTCACTTTCTGGATCTTCAGCTGAAGCTCTATTCCCAGGAGCCAGCCCATCGCACGGCAGCTCTCTACGGCGCCACCGTGCTGCAGATGGCTCAGGCGCCACTGGGCCTCTGGCATCTGCACGGCTCCATGCAGATCCTGAGCGATCGGCTCGTCTCAGCCTTGCAACAACACAACGGCACCCTTGCACTGCGGCATCGGGTGATGGGCATCCGCCGATGCTCAGCAGGGTGGAGGCTGACGGTCAAAAGTCCCCGAGGGGTCAAGGAACTGGAGGCTGAAGAGGTGATCTGCAGCCTGCCGCCCCAATGCCTGACTGAGCTGATGCCCGCGGACATGCCGGCGGGATACCGCCGGCGGCTGGAGCGCTTGCCCAAGCCAAGCGGCGCACTTGTGTTCTACGGCGTTGTGAAACGTCAGGCCCTGCCGAACGACTGCCCAGGCCATCTGCAGAGAAGCTGTGACGATCCGGGCTCGCTGTTCGTGTCCATCAGTCGCGATGGCGATGGGCGTGCACCCATCGGCCAGGCCACCCTGATCGCCAGCGTGTTCACGCCAACCTCTGACTGGTGCCAGTTGGATGAAGAGACCTATCAGCGTCGCAAGGGGAAGGTGCTGACGGCGATTCAATCGCAACTGGAACAGTGGCTCGGCCTTGATCCTTCCGCGTGGTTGCACGCTGAACTCGCGACCCCCCGCGGCTTCGCAGGCTGGACGGGGCGTCCTCAGGGAATCGTTGGCGGACTTGGCCAACATCCCCGGCATTTCGGCCCCTTTGGATTGGCGGGACGGACGCCGATGCCAGGGTTCTGGCTCTGTGGCGACAGCCTCTATCCAGGTGAGGGGACAGCGGGAGTAACCCTCTCAGCGTTGAATGCCTGCCGTCAGCTGATGGCGAATCGCGGTGCCTCCTTCAGTCTGAACTGA
- a CDS encoding helicase — translation MLEAQSHLQLKSLLRQGACDWPHHLTLSRLVGRSLRREDRTLIHLAPSNQERWWLGLLVPLCLEVRNTALVLNERQRQQLLQVELPRLRELGFRLPCWEGDSPPPQEGLWLLNTKELVRAWRHNRLENRQLLVPQIEQLSHRLRRSMAIRIRSGDWEQLRRAHPAVDQALTQLHDRIGRRLFSEAPRVDAKVRLRGGDPQALRDLLRLIGPCPEPWSTWLDANPTQWGSWAELDHKLLQWTWCLEPLEPLALLQGLLSSRPALLLNTGGESSSLDRELDEAGFHPDVSACLREPDLDEPLSVFAPRRQPLPNTEIYAEHLLEQSRRLILGRSGLTVLLLDDQNLRRRLTSALAAEFGTRVVEESTAPEPNGVIATRWTWWLEHQNQLPQPEQIIIGLLPIASLENPLTSARVEQLKQRGQDWFRNLLLPEALSLIPAATSPLRRNGGRLAILDGRVRGRGWGELVLQCLQPWVPLHRLLPD, via the coding sequence ATGCTGGAAGCGCAGTCCCACCTCCAACTCAAGTCGCTGTTGCGACAAGGGGCCTGCGACTGGCCCCACCATCTGACCCTGAGCCGACTGGTGGGGCGCAGCCTGCGACGCGAGGATCGAACACTGATCCATTTGGCCCCAAGCAACCAGGAGCGTTGGTGGCTTGGCCTGCTCGTGCCCCTGTGCCTGGAGGTGCGCAACACCGCTCTGGTCCTCAACGAACGACAACGGCAACAGCTGCTTCAAGTTGAGCTGCCTCGGCTTCGGGAACTCGGCTTCCGATTGCCCTGCTGGGAAGGGGACTCGCCCCCTCCCCAAGAAGGGCTCTGGCTCCTCAACACCAAGGAGCTGGTTCGGGCCTGGCGCCACAACAGACTTGAAAACCGACAGCTGCTCGTACCGCAGATTGAGCAGCTCAGCCATCGGCTGCGCCGCAGCATGGCCATCCGCATTCGAAGCGGCGACTGGGAACAACTGCGTCGCGCCCATCCGGCGGTTGATCAGGCCCTGACGCAGTTGCATGACCGGATCGGTCGCCGGTTGTTCAGCGAAGCACCGCGTGTTGATGCAAAGGTGCGGCTCAGGGGTGGAGATCCACAGGCACTCAGAGACCTCCTGCGTTTGATCGGTCCCTGTCCTGAACCCTGGTCAACTTGGCTGGACGCGAACCCCACGCAATGGGGCAGCTGGGCCGAACTTGACCACAAACTGCTCCAGTGGACGTGGTGCCTGGAACCATTGGAACCGCTGGCCTTGCTTCAAGGTCTGCTATCAAGCCGTCCCGCGCTGCTCCTCAATACCGGAGGTGAAAGCAGTTCCCTTGATCGGGAGCTTGACGAGGCCGGCTTTCATCCTGACGTCAGCGCCTGCCTGAGGGAGCCAGATCTGGATGAGCCACTGTCAGTTTTCGCTCCCAGACGTCAACCACTTCCAAACACAGAGATCTATGCGGAGCATCTGCTCGAACAGAGCCGGCGCCTGATTCTCGGCCGCTCAGGTCTGACGGTGTTGCTTCTCGATGATCAGAACCTGCGAAGACGACTGACCAGCGCCCTGGCGGCTGAATTCGGCACACGCGTCGTCGAGGAATCCACCGCTCCAGAGCCGAACGGGGTGATCGCTACCCGCTGGACCTGGTGGCTGGAGCATCAGAACCAACTCCCCCAGCCGGAGCAGATCATCATCGGGCTGCTGCCGATCGCCAGCCTCGAGAACCCTTTGACATCGGCACGGGTGGAACAGCTGAAACAGCGAGGTCAGGACTGGTTCCGCAACCTGTTGCTACCTGAGGCACTGAGCCTGATCCCCGCGGCGACATCTCCCTTGCGGCGGAACGGTGGTCGTCTGGCGATCCTGGACGGACGGGTGCGTGGACGCGGCTGGGGCGAACTGGTGTTGCAGTGCCTTCAACCCTGGGTTCCCCTGCATCGACTCCTGCCAGACTGA
- a CDS encoding DUF1815 family protein encodes MFPRLAEHYRSVVQDLVMSLQALADGLQSKGVTASCYVCGDGRDGHGASFVADLGDAHMVRFRVSDFGISWVESRNGRELVKLEGAEAIQELQRIAQMLHQNQKTEQAQTAHSAMAAIQSSSPS; translated from the coding sequence ATGTTTCCACGCCTTGCCGAGCACTATCGCTCCGTCGTTCAGGATCTGGTGATGAGCCTCCAGGCGCTAGCGGATGGCTTGCAGAGCAAAGGAGTCACAGCGAGTTGTTATGTCTGTGGAGACGGCCGCGATGGTCACGGAGCCTCCTTTGTTGCAGATCTCGGAGACGCTCACATGGTTCGGTTCCGCGTCTCTGACTTCGGGATCAGCTGGGTCGAATCAAGGAACGGGCGAGAACTTGTAAAACTCGAAGGTGCTGAAGCAATCCAGGAGCTCCAAAGGATCGCCCAGATGCTTCACCAGAACCAAAAAACCGAGCAAGCTCAAACAGCTCACTCGGCGATGGCAGCGATCCAATCGAGCTCGCCCTCTTAA
- a CDS encoding HAD family hydrolase — MTDRPLLVFDFDGVIVDGMAEYWWSASTAAQSLLPEVEPPATAIVPEAFRQLRPWVHHGWEMVLLAAEVADLEPDAWIRDYDAMQQQAMQRRGWEAEQLQDALDRTRQKAVQTDRNAWLALHQPYPGMVARLSALASEGADWAVLTTKSEAFTAELLASMGLQPWRLDGRESGSKPEVLLKLQRERPLRAFLEDRRITLETVLATPGLASLSCLLVSWGYLRPMDRSDLPEGIHVLQPADLAAPLAEWP, encoded by the coding sequence ATGACTGACCGTCCACTGCTCGTCTTCGATTTCGACGGGGTCATCGTCGATGGGATGGCTGAGTACTGGTGGAGTGCAAGCACGGCAGCTCAATCTCTGCTCCCCGAGGTTGAGCCTCCTGCCACCGCGATTGTCCCCGAGGCCTTCCGGCAATTGCGGCCGTGGGTACATCACGGCTGGGAGATGGTGCTGCTTGCAGCCGAAGTGGCTGATCTGGAGCCAGACGCCTGGATCCGTGATTACGACGCGATGCAGCAGCAGGCGATGCAGCGGCGCGGATGGGAGGCTGAACAACTGCAGGACGCCTTGGACCGGACCCGTCAAAAGGCGGTGCAAACCGATCGGAACGCCTGGCTGGCGCTGCATCAGCCTTACCCAGGCATGGTGGCTCGTCTTTCTGCTTTGGCCTCGGAAGGGGCTGACTGGGCGGTCCTGACAACCAAGAGCGAGGCATTCACGGCTGAATTGCTGGCGTCCATGGGTCTGCAGCCCTGGCGGCTTGATGGCCGAGAGTCCGGCTCCAAGCCTGAGGTGTTGCTCAAGTTGCAGCGTGAGCGTCCCCTGCGGGCCTTTCTCGAGGACCGTCGTATCACCCTTGAAACCGTCCTCGCGACTCCGGGGCTTGCGTCCTTGTCCTGTCTGCTGGTGAGCTGGGGCTACCTCAGGCCGATGGATCGATCTGATCTGCCTGAGGGCATTCATGTTCTGCAGCCGGCTGATCTCGCGGCCCCCTTGGCGGAGTGGCCTTGA
- a CDS encoding DUF2839 domain-containing protein, with protein MGEARRRAAQGLPPRLQKPEKKADDSPRFVPWLPLTQNQTKQFVNITTRGAWIGIALLVVFWITVRFVGPAAGWWTLMDTP; from the coding sequence ATGGGAGAAGCACGTCGTCGAGCGGCCCAGGGACTCCCACCCCGACTGCAGAAGCCAGAAAAGAAAGCGGATGATTCGCCACGGTTTGTGCCCTGGCTGCCGCTGACCCAGAACCAGACAAAGCAGTTCGTGAACATCACCACGCGAGGTGCCTGGATCGGCATTGCCCTTTTGGTGGTGTTCTGGATCACGGTTCGCTTCGTTGGACCGGCGGCAGGTTGGTGGACGCTGATGGATACCCCCTGA